A portion of the Pirellulales bacterium genome contains these proteins:
- a CDS encoding FAD-linked oxidase C-terminal domain-containing protein has product MTTSPQSPTSSAARGIIPSGGLAELCGRLRQIVGAEAVLSNRTELLVYECDGYVLEKNSPDIVVFPRSTAQVAEIVKLANQFGVPFVPRGAGTSLAGGCLPVGGGIMIVLTRLNRIEELNTRDRYAVVQPGVVNSQLNTALKGSGWHYAPDPSSQGACTIGGNVATNAGGPHTLKYGVTVNHVLGLEAVLPDGQIVQLGGPVPDELGCDLVGGLVGGEGTLAIITKIWVRLTPNPAGWRTLLAIFESVDQATTTISEIIGQGIIPAALEMLDQGIIVPLEAAFGFGFPTDAGALLLIEVDGLEAGLDEQRTRIHQICLQCGAREVRLAASDAERAKLWKARKQAFGAVGRLSPCFCTQDGVVPRTKLPWILRQIQEIGQRYNLTIVNVFHAGDGNIHPILCFDERDPDQVQRVLAAGMEILRACLACGGSVTGEHGIGVEKLSLMHEMFTPEDLRAMERYRAAWNPRQLLSPQKLLPTAGGCGMEHIHPEQIHLKQTHPGRRAAL; this is encoded by the coding sequence ATGACCACTAGCCCACAATCGCCAACATCTTCAGCCGCGCGGGGAATAATCCCCTCCGGGGGGCTAGCCGAACTGTGCGGTCGGCTGCGGCAAATTGTCGGGGCGGAGGCCGTGCTTTCCAATCGGACCGAGCTGCTCGTTTATGAGTGCGATGGCTACGTTCTGGAAAAAAATTCGCCCGACATCGTGGTCTTTCCACGTTCCACCGCGCAGGTGGCCGAAATCGTCAAGCTGGCGAATCAGTTTGGAGTGCCGTTTGTCCCGCGCGGGGCGGGAACCAGCCTGGCCGGAGGGTGCCTGCCGGTCGGCGGCGGGATCATGATCGTACTGACCCGGCTCAATCGGATCGAAGAGCTAAACACCCGCGACCGTTACGCCGTGGTGCAACCAGGTGTCGTTAATTCGCAACTGAACACCGCGCTCAAAGGGAGCGGTTGGCATTACGCCCCCGACCCCAGCAGCCAGGGGGCCTGCACGATCGGCGGAAATGTCGCCACCAATGCCGGTGGACCCCACACGCTGAAATATGGAGTTACGGTCAATCATGTCTTGGGCCTCGAGGCTGTCCTGCCCGATGGCCAGATTGTGCAGTTGGGGGGGCCAGTCCCGGACGAACTGGGCTGTGATTTGGTCGGGGGATTGGTCGGCGGCGAGGGGACGTTGGCGATCATTACCAAAATTTGGGTGCGGCTGACGCCCAATCCCGCCGGATGGCGGACGCTGTTGGCGATTTTTGAATCGGTGGACCAGGCGACGACGACCATTAGCGAAATCATTGGCCAGGGGATCATTCCCGCCGCGCTCGAGATGCTGGATCAGGGGATCATCGTGCCGCTGGAGGCCGCGTTTGGGTTTGGCTTTCCCACGGACGCGGGGGCGCTCTTGCTGATTGAGGTCGATGGACTAGAGGCCGGCCTGGACGAGCAGCGGACCCGCATTCATCAGATCTGTCTACAATGCGGCGCGCGCGAGGTGCGGCTCGCTGCCAGTGACGCCGAACGCGCTAAATTGTGGAAGGCCCGCAAGCAGGCGTTTGGCGCGGTGGGCAGGCTGTCCCCTTGTTTTTGCACGCAGGATGGCGTGGTTCCCCGGACCAAGCTGCCCTGGATTTTGCGCCAAATCCAAGAGATCGGCCAACGTTATAACCTGACGATTGTGAATGTTTTTCACGCGGGCGATGGCAATATCCATCCTATTTTGTGCTTTGACGAGCGTGATCCCGATCAGGTCCAACGGGTACTGGCCGCCGGGATGGAAATTTTGCGCGCGTGCCTGGCCTGTGGCGGCAGCGTGACCGGCGAGCACGGCATTGGCGTGGAAAAGCTAAGCCTTATGCACGAAATGTTCACGCCGGAAGACTTACGGGCGATGGAACGATACCGCGCGGCCTGGAATCCCCGGCAACTCCTCAGCCCGCAAAAATTGCTCCCCACGGCGGGGGGCTGCGGCATGGAGCACATCCATCCGGAACAAATCCATTTGAAACAAACGCATCCCGGTCGCCGCGCGGCGTTATAA
- a CDS encoding MFS transporter has translation MNPYAAPQAVDTQTPRRFPPIDPASGLWTYAWLVVLVLWPVALLNYLDRQMLAAMKSSVMADIPDIAREANWGYMLGQFKWVYAFFSPLGGYLADRFSRRWTICGSLFVWSGVTWATGQVTTYDGLLWTRTWMGISEAFYIPAALALIADYHSGGTRSRAIGLHQTAIYCGIILGGFGGYVADAPDWGWRSAFDICGMAGLLYAVPLWLMLRDKPRSPSAATTESALSSGSGAPSIGQTLRELLGNGSFLLLVACFTLPALAGWVVKDWMPAILKDKFMIGQGLAGVSATLYVNLAALVGVFAGGWLADGWMRQNIRGRIYVSALGMTLLIPALFGVGNADTLLLAILFLVVFGVGWGFFDCNNMPILTQIVRPGLRASGYGIMNLVSISCGGLADWGFGELRDRQVPLNLIFGVFGAVALLSVGLVLLIKPQPEQSAGPPEH, from the coding sequence ATGAATCCCTACGCCGCGCCTCAAGCCGTCGACACACAAACCCCGCGGCGGTTTCCGCCGATTGATCCCGCCAGCGGCCTCTGGACGTATGCCTGGCTGGTCGTGCTGGTTTTATGGCCCGTAGCGCTTCTCAATTATCTGGACCGGCAGATGCTGGCCGCCATGAAATCCTCCGTCATGGCGGATATTCCCGATATCGCCCGCGAAGCCAACTGGGGCTACATGCTGGGCCAGTTCAAATGGGTGTATGCGTTTTTTAGTCCGCTGGGGGGGTATCTGGCCGACCGGTTTAGTCGCCGCTGGACCATCTGCGGCAGCCTGTTTGTCTGGTCGGGGGTCACCTGGGCGACAGGACAAGTCACCACGTATGACGGCCTGTTGTGGACGCGCACCTGGATGGGAATCAGCGAGGCGTTTTATATACCCGCGGCGCTCGCGCTCATCGCCGATTATCACAGCGGAGGGACGCGCTCGCGCGCGATTGGCCTGCACCAGACGGCCATTTATTGCGGAATTATCCTGGGGGGCTTTGGCGGCTACGTGGCGGACGCGCCCGACTGGGGCTGGCGCAGCGCGTTTGATATTTGCGGCATGGCGGGACTACTGTATGCGGTGCCGCTGTGGCTAATGTTGCGCGATAAACCGCGCAGCCCATCCGCCGCAACGACCGAAAGTGCACTATCCAGCGGGTCCGGCGCCCCCTCCATCGGTCAAACGCTACGCGAATTATTAGGCAACGGGTCATTCTTGTTGCTTGTCGCGTGTTTTACGCTCCCCGCGCTGGCCGGTTGGGTGGTTAAGGACTGGATGCCCGCGATCCTCAAGGACAAATTCATGATTGGGCAGGGTTTGGCCGGAGTTTCGGCCACGCTGTACGTCAATTTGGCCGCGCTGGTGGGCGTGTTTGCCGGAGGCTGGCTGGCCGATGGCTGGATGCGCCAAAACATTCGCGGACGAATTTATGTGAGCGCCCTGGGAATGACGCTGTTGATTCCGGCGCTGTTTGGCGTGGGAAATGCCGACACTCTGTTGCTGGCAATACTGTTCTTGGTGGTCTTTGGGGTCGGTTGGGGCTTTTTTGACTGTAATAACATGCCCATCTTGACGCAGATTGTCCGTCCGGGACTACGGGCCAGCGGGTATGGTATCATGAATTTGGTAAGTATCAGTTGTGGCGGGCTGGCTGATTGGGGCTTTGGCGAACTGCGCGATCGGCAAGTGCCATTGAATCTGATTTTTGGCGTGTTTGGCGCCGTGGCCCTCTTGTCCGTGGGATTGGTCCTGCTCATTAAGCCCCAACCCGAACAATCCGCCGGGCCACCGGAACACTAA
- a CDS encoding transcriptional regulator translates to MCAKRAKPTPGSAMPPSPQDAGADYDFAGLDRTLHEKARLGIVLALAKAPAGLVFGDLKRLCGLTDGNLSRHLKTLTDAQFVEAWKGYRDNYPQTLLRLTPLGNSRFQQYLAELERVLQTATQTQAVVAPAPLPHRPRLA, encoded by the coding sequence ATGTGCGCCAAACGAGCTAAACCCACGCCCGGTTCCGCCATGCCCCCCAGTCCCCAGGACGCAGGAGCCGACTATGACTTTGCGGGCCTTGACCGGACTTTGCACGAAAAAGCCCGACTGGGCATCGTGTTGGCCCTGGCCAAGGCACCCGCGGGATTGGTCTTTGGAGATCTTAAGCGACTGTGCGGGCTGACCGATGGCAACCTCAGCCGACATTTAAAGACGCTGACCGATGCCCAGTTTGTCGAGGCCTGGAAAGGGTATCGCGACAACTACCCCCAGACGCTGCTGCGCTTGACCCCCCTGGGGAATAGCCGCTTTCAACAATATCTGGCCGAACTGGAACGCGTGCTGCAGACCGCCACGCAGACCCAGGCCGTGGTCGCCCCCGCCCCCCTTCCCCATCGTCCCCGCCTGGCCTAA
- a CDS encoding FAD-binding oxidoreductase — MNLPWPNIREVYSPDTVDAVAQAIRAADADNLAVYPLGGETALADALVPRVAGVGISTKKLAAVVDYPARDLTITVGAGITISELLDVLATEGQTLPVDISLPHLATLGGAIATNTAGPRRVLYGTLRDYVIGIEAVDGAGRIYHGGGRVVKNVAGYDFCRLLVGSVGLLGIITQVTLKVQPLPQASGACLWKLPPGVDLAAIFNLLHASPTRPAVLDVVGGNAWSGFLQSLGHAGHSVATTSAGEEPWLICGFEGTIPEVNWQLTTITQQLYELLGAPHTPEKESWVRCLHALRDFAGGISPGMAPGNLPTDLPMLTQPILKFCVRPSQAAELVRWIQGVDPAAHWQLHAANGILYVRFSALPSGGWSKWLLQQGHPHLGQLGGRLRVWRWSPGMELTQASAWGPRGDGQLIEGRMRAQFDPRGRLNSGRFW, encoded by the coding sequence GTGAATCTTCCCTGGCCCAACATTCGCGAAGTCTATTCACCCGATACGGTGGACGCCGTGGCGCAGGCCATACGCGCCGCGGACGCGGATAACCTGGCCGTCTATCCGCTGGGGGGAGAGACTGCGCTAGCTGACGCGCTGGTTCCCCGTGTGGCGGGTGTTGGTATTTCCACAAAGAAGCTCGCGGCGGTGGTCGATTATCCGGCGCGGGACCTGACGATTACCGTCGGGGCGGGGATCACGATTAGCGAACTGCTGGACGTTTTAGCCACCGAGGGGCAAACGCTGCCAGTCGATATTTCGTTACCGCATCTGGCGACGTTGGGGGGGGCCATTGCCACCAATACCGCCGGGCCGCGAAGAGTGCTGTATGGCACGCTGCGGGATTATGTCATTGGCATCGAGGCGGTCGATGGGGCGGGGCGGATCTATCATGGCGGAGGACGGGTGGTAAAAAATGTGGCGGGCTATGACTTTTGCCGGTTGCTTGTAGGCTCGGTTGGTCTCTTGGGGATCATCACCCAGGTCACGCTCAAGGTGCAGCCCCTGCCGCAAGCCAGCGGAGCTTGTCTGTGGAAGTTGCCGCCTGGCGTCGATTTGGCCGCGATTTTCAATCTGCTGCATGCCAGCCCTACGCGACCGGCGGTGTTGGATGTGGTGGGAGGAAACGCGTGGAGCGGTTTTTTGCAAAGTCTCGGCCATGCGGGCCACTCCGTTGCAACGACCTCCGCTGGCGAAGAGCCATGGTTGATTTGCGGTTTTGAGGGGACAATACCCGAAGTCAATTGGCAATTGACCACCATCACCCAGCAATTGTATGAACTGCTGGGCGCGCCCCATACGCCGGAAAAAGAATCCTGGGTGCGTTGTTTGCATGCGTTGCGGGATTTTGCGGGAGGGATTTCCCCCGGAATGGCGCCTGGCAATTTACCCACGGACCTGCCCATGCTAACGCAGCCAATCTTAAAATTTTGCGTACGACCCAGCCAGGCGGCGGAATTGGTTCGTTGGATACAAGGGGTTGATCCCGCGGCTCATTGGCAATTGCATGCGGCGAATGGTATTTTATATGTGCGGTTTTCGGCATTGCCTAGCGGCGGGTGGTCCAAATGGCTGTTGCAGCAAGGGCACCCGCATTTAGGCCAACTGGGTGGACGCCTACGGGTCTGGCGATGGTCGCCGGGAATGGAACTCACCCAAGCGAGTGCTTGGGGACCGCGCGGCGACGGTCAATTGATTGAAGGTCGCATGCGCGCGCAGTTTGACCCCCGTGGCCGGTTGAACTCGGGTCGTTTTTGGTAA
- a CDS encoding dihydrodipicolinate synthase family protein codes for MSLRLTGLTAAAHTPFLDDGSLHLAAIDRAAEHFLSVGVERVFICGTTGESHSLTVAERQAIAERWLTVARGTKLQVVVHVGSNCLADSAELARHAQRQGALAIAAVAPSYFKPPHIPALIACLRQISSAAPDLPFYAYDIPVMTGLSLSMAELLEQGQADLPRLNGLKFTNPDQKTFQFCLQYQGGRYDILWGLDEALLGALALGATGAIGSSYNFAAPIYLRMWRAFREHDLPLARQEQFRAARVIAALVQAGYLPATKQVMCWLGIPVGPPRLPLVALTTAQASTLRKQLDEMEFWSWIDQEPVGE; via the coding sequence ATGTCCCTCCGCCTTACCGGTTTAACCGCCGCCGCGCATACACCTTTCTTGGACGATGGCAGCCTGCATTTGGCGGCAATTGACCGCGCCGCCGAGCATTTCTTGTCCGTGGGCGTGGAGCGGGTGTTTATCTGCGGAACCACCGGCGAGAGCCATTCTTTGACCGTGGCCGAGCGGCAGGCGATCGCCGAGCGCTGGCTGACGGTCGCCCGCGGCACAAAGTTGCAGGTGGTAGTCCACGTGGGGAGCAACTGCCTGGCTGATAGCGCCGAACTGGCCCGGCACGCCCAGCGACAAGGGGCGTTGGCGATCGCGGCGGTCGCGCCGTCGTATTTTAAGCCGCCGCACATCCCGGCGCTGATCGCTTGCCTGCGGCAGATTAGTTCCGCCGCGCCGGATTTACCCTTTTATGCCTATGATATTCCCGTCATGACCGGACTAAGTTTATCCATGGCGGAATTGCTGGAGCAGGGACAGGCCGATTTACCCCGCTTGAACGGGCTAAAATTTACCAACCCCGACCAAAAGACGTTTCAATTTTGCCTGCAATACCAGGGGGGGCGGTATGACATCTTGTGGGGATTGGACGAGGCGCTGCTGGGGGCGTTGGCATTGGGCGCCACGGGGGCGATAGGCAGCAGTTATAACTTTGCCGCCCCGATTTATCTGCGGATGTGGCGGGCGTTTAGGGAACATGATCTGCCGCTCGCCCGCCAAGAACAATTTCGCGCCGCACGGGTCATTGCCGCGCTGGTCCAGGCGGGATACCTGCCAGCGACAAAACAGGTGATGTGCTGGCTGGGCATTCCCGTAGGCCCCCCGCGCCTGCCACTGGTCGCGCTGACCACCGCCCAAGCGTCAACATTGCGTAAGCAACTGGATGAGATGGAATTTTGGAGCTGGATCGACCAAGAGCCGGTTGGGGAGTAG
- a CDS encoding heterodisulfide reductase-related iron-sulfur binding cluster, with protein MPDVIPSTVVTDDSSATATRTDALLSGNGKANPGARVDYADFLDCIHCGLCTSACPTYVLTGNENDGPRGRIYLMRAVTDQRIPLNDEVRKHLDLCLDCRACETACPSGVQYGRLIEPFRVGMHELANAQAKSPDWFHRYVLMGLLPYPRRLAWALWPARIAQRLGLLWMAEKLGLLRLLPHNLRQLTQSLPPRGRKLPRLPEVLPAIGKRRARVALFTGCVNEALFAQTNWATARVLQQNGCDVLIPREQVCCGAIALHAGESEPARHFANANAAIFQPADVDAVIVNVAGCGAMLKDYPHHWHDAHDQTRAAFAEKVRDVQEFLDQLGPYQPEGELPLTVTYHDACHLVHAQKIREAPRRLLRLIPGLTLVDLPESELCCGAAGTYNLTQPEMSAQLSRRKLGNILGTGARIVATANAGCLLQIAREARLDGNKLTVIHPIELLDLSYRQIPWEKRY; from the coding sequence ATGCCAGACGTCATTCCTTCCACTGTTGTGACTGATGATAGCTCCGCGACGGCCACCCGGACGGATGCTCTATTGTCGGGCAACGGAAAAGCGAATCCCGGCGCGCGGGTCGATTACGCGGACTTTTTGGACTGTATTCACTGCGGCTTGTGTACTTCCGCCTGCCCAACGTATGTCCTGACCGGCAATGAAAATGACGGACCCCGCGGGCGCATCTACTTAATGCGGGCCGTCACGGACCAGCGGATACCCCTTAACGATGAGGTGCGTAAACATCTCGATTTATGCCTGGATTGCCGCGCGTGCGAAACGGCATGCCCCTCGGGTGTACAATATGGCCGCTTGATCGAGCCCTTCCGCGTGGGCATGCACGAGTTAGCCAACGCACAGGCAAAATCGCCAGATTGGTTTCATCGCTACGTGCTGATGGGTTTGTTACCCTATCCGCGGCGTTTGGCCTGGGCGTTGTGGCCGGCCAGGATAGCGCAGCGATTGGGATTGCTTTGGATGGCTGAAAAACTCGGCCTGCTGCGGTTGCTTCCCCACAATTTACGGCAATTGACCCAGTCCCTGCCGCCGCGAGGCCGCAAGTTGCCCCGCCTGCCCGAGGTTTTACCCGCCATCGGCAAGCGCCGCGCGCGGGTGGCCTTGTTTACAGGTTGTGTTAATGAAGCCCTCTTTGCCCAGACGAATTGGGCGACAGCGCGGGTGCTGCAGCAGAACGGTTGCGATGTGCTCATTCCACGGGAGCAGGTCTGTTGTGGCGCGATTGCTCTGCATGCGGGAGAAAGCGAGCCAGCGCGCCACTTTGCCAATGCCAACGCCGCGATTTTTCAACCCGCCGATGTCGATGCCGTTATCGTGAATGTCGCGGGTTGCGGCGCTATGTTAAAAGATTATCCCCATCACTGGCATGACGCCCATGATCAGACCCGGGCGGCGTTTGCGGAAAAGGTCCGCGACGTGCAGGAATTTTTGGATCAGTTGGGGCCGTATCAACCGGAAGGCGAACTGCCGCTGACGGTGACTTACCATGACGCCTGCCATCTAGTTCACGCGCAAAAAATCCGCGAGGCACCCCGGCGATTGCTACGGCTGATCCCGGGATTAACGCTGGTGGATTTGCCCGAATCAGAACTTTGCTGCGGCGCCGCGGGAACATACAACCTGACCCAGCCGGAAATGTCCGCCCAACTCAGTCGCCGCAAACTGGGCAATATCCTGGGCACGGGAGCCAGGATTGTCGCCACGGCCAATGCGGGGTGCTTGCTGCAAATTGCTCGCGAAGCCCGATTGGATGGCAACAAATTGACCGTGATCCACCCCATCGAGCTTTTAGACCTGAGCTATCGCCAAATCCCCTGGGAAAAACGGTATTAG
- a CDS encoding DUF4345 family protein has protein sequence MVTRSILAIVGLIYWGLALWCAFSPQQTSRSLGFTLQPGNGQSEYLAVYGGLQIGLGAIFLWPLVQNSFTQPALWCCFLVHASIVVFRTIGFFAFSGIPTMTIGFAMSEWVLALGAAALLWWKEPGT, from the coding sequence ATGGTGACACGCTCGATTTTAGCGATTGTGGGCTTGATTTATTGGGGATTGGCCTTGTGGTGCGCGTTTAGTCCCCAGCAAACCTCCCGTTCGTTAGGCTTTACGCTGCAGCCCGGGAATGGCCAGTCGGAATATTTGGCCGTGTATGGCGGATTGCAAATTGGGCTAGGGGCAATTTTTTTGTGGCCGCTGGTACAAAATTCTTTCACCCAGCCAGCGCTTTGGTGTTGTTTTTTAGTTCATGCCTCGATTGTGGTTTTTCGCACGATCGGATTTTTTGCCTTTAGCGGCATTCCCACGATGACGATTGGCTTTGCGATGAGCGAATGGGTGTTGGCTCTGGGAGCGGCGGCACTGCTATGGTGGAAAGAACCGGGCACTTAG